TTCTTCAATAAATTATTGCAGCAACCTTTTGTAACGGTTGTGCCTCATTTTTTTTCAAAAACAAAATTAGATTCAAGTGCAGAAGAACGACGAAAGAAAACCTTTTGCTCTTACGTTTTGTTCCTTATTTTAAAATTTTTTTTTAAAATCGAACGTAGGATCGCTCTGGAAACAAAAGACTTCACTTTATAGCCTGCAATGATTTTGAAGCTTTAAAGAACGATAATCTATCTTGGTCATGAAAAAATCCCTTCGCTTGCAGATTATCGTTATTTATACGATCTTAACGGTCGTCAATCTTACGTTTGTAGCGGTCATGATTTTTGAAAACCAAACCGATCTTTTGATCTCCAATTTCACGCTCGAATCCGATCGAGTCGCGCGCGAAATTCTAAAGAAGGTGGAATCCTTCGGCAATATCAACTTTGAAGACGCGACCCAAACCGACGAGTTTCAATCCAAATTGCTCAGCATCGGACTTACGAACTTTTCCGTAATCGCCGCAGACGACGCTTCTTTAGAAAAAACGCATACTCTCCTTTCCAACGGAGTTACGGCGTCCGTAGCGGATCTCAAAACGAAACTCAAAAACATGACCAACGCCAAAGCGGCGTTGAATACTTCCTATGATATCGAACTCGATACCGATCATTTTATCGTAAATCTGATCTTTTATCTGAATCCGAAAACGTTTCTGATTTCTCAAATTAAGATGAGGGAGATGGTCGATCGTCTACGTTCTCTTTACATCCAGCTCGGTTTGTTGCTGGTTTGGGGATTTGCCTTTCATATCCTTTTCGGAATTTTTCTCTACCGCAAGATTTTCGTGCGCCTGTTTCTTTTAAAAGAAGTCAGCGAAACGATGGCAACGGGAAATCTCAACGCGAGAATTTCCTGGAACGTCTCCGCGCAAGACGAATTGGACGCGTTAGGAAACACGTTTAACGGAATGGCGGAACAGATTTCCTCTCAATTCGATTCTCTTCGATTGAAGAACACGCAGATTCAAACCGAATTGGAAATCGGAAAGAACGTTCAGGAATGTTTTCTTCCCGAAAAACGGAAGAATTTCAATCTGATCGACGCCGAAATCGTCTATCAACCCATGAGGGAAGTCAGCGGCGACATCTACGACATCATCGAAATCAACGATACAAGAACGGCCTTCTTTTTGGCGGACGCAACGGGACACGGAGTTTCGGCGGCGTTGATCACTTCGATCATCCACTACAACGTGGAAAACATCATGAAGGAAACCGTCAATCCCGCGTTTATCTTCAACCGTCTCAGCGACAATCTGTTTGAGACGTTGCAAGGGACGTTCTTTGCGACGGGAATCTTCATTCTTTTTGAAAAGGAAGGAGGTTACGCCTACTTCTGCAGCGCGGGCCACAACCCGATTTATTACTACCGCAAGGCGCAGAATAAGATCGTCGTTCTCAATTCCACCGGGTTCGTACTCGGAATCGGAATCCCGGACGACTACAACGTGTTGAAAATCAAAACGTCTCCTGGCGATAAGATTCTCGTTTATACGGACGGTGTTTTGGACGCGACCAACGAAACCAACGAACCCTTCGGAGACGATCGTTTGATCGAGGCGTTTCAAAAATACGCGACGCTTCCTACCGGAGAATTAACCGAAAAGCTTAGAGGAGAAATTCATTCCTACGCGAATGTTTTTCCGGACGACGTAACGTTCGGAATCTTAGAGATCACCGAATGAAAAAAAGTGTGTTCATCGCTATTTTAGGATTTCTATTGATCGTCTTTTTCGGTCTTGTCGTACTCGACACAAAACTCTACGAACTCAAAGTCACTCTCGAAAAGAGAAAACTCTTCAACTTCTCCTTTTCGAGCGAAATTCTCCGGTCCAAATTCGAAAGTATTCTTTCCAACCGGGACAATATCCAAGCGGAGATGAATCTCAACAATCTCCAGAGTTCCCTGATCGAAAGCAATCATCTCGAATCGTTCAGCGTCGGGGTTTTACAGAGTTTCGGTTCGGTTTTGATCAACGCGGTCCGTTTCGTAACTGGCAAACCTCCCATCGATTTCGAAATCAATTCCTCCAAAATCCGCGCCTTGGAACACGCATTCAGTCTGGAACGGAACCAAGGTTATAAGGAAGCCTACCAAGCCTACGGAGAAACGTTAGGCGACTTCGCAAAAGGAACGGACGAAAGCGGGTTCATTCTTCTTCATCAAGGATTTTGTCTCGCGGTTCAAGGAGAATTCGATCACGCTCTCAAGGATTTGGAAAGCGTTCTGGAAAACAATCCGGGAACCGTCTTCGCAAACGACGCGGAAATTCTCATCGCGATCCTGCAAAAATCGAAACAAAGCGCCCAAGAGATCGAGGAGAATTTCGACAGTCCCGAATCCAGAGCCAGAGCCTTTTTTGCAAAGGGAAACTACGCCAAGGTTTTGGAAGAATTCGCCAAAGCGAAGATGGATTCCGCCGAGATGCGCTACATCCGCGCCTATTCTCTGGAAAAGACCGGAAATCAGAGCGCCGCGATCACGGAATACGCAAAACTCGCCTTTTCCGATACGGATAAGGAAATCGCGATCAAAGCCAATCGAAGACTTCTGATGCTCGGATATTACTACAACGCCGGCAGCGAGATCGCGAGAATCTCCGATAAAAACGCGGAACGTCTCGGTGATAAGAGCGAAGCAGCGGAAATCAAAGCCTCTTCCGAAAAACTAAAACCCACTCCCAGCTTGGAGGACAGTTTCAAAAGTTTTCGGGAATCCGCCAAGGTCGACGACAAGAAAAATCTTCTCAGTTCCGAACTGCAGGATATCGTCTCTAAGTCGGACGCGTTCTTAAAAAAAGCGGAAGAAGAAGCGAAAGCCGACGCACGGAACTTTATCGCGGTGCAAGTCGCGGATTCCGTTCCCGTATACGGCGATAAGATCGTAATCGACGGAGATCAGACAAAACTCTACTCCGCTCACTTCCCCGTTACGATACCGACCTACACGATCGATTCCATCGCGTTGATGAGAACTCCCGTGAAAGCGCAGCACAAACTTTTATTCGTTCGGAATTCGCAGAAAACCCCGTTTTTAAAAGCGATCTTCGAGGACGACCAATCGATCACCTTAATCGAAAAAAAATCCAAAAAGAAAATCAGCCTGAGCGAGCCGATACAAATCGAGTTATCCAAATGAGAAGAATCCCGATCTACGTTCTATTGTTTACTTTTATCACGGCGAGTCTTTCCGCGC
The window above is part of the Leptospira sanjuanensis genome. Proteins encoded here:
- a CDS encoding SpoIIE family protein phosphatase — translated: MKKSLRLQIIVIYTILTVVNLTFVAVMIFENQTDLLISNFTLESDRVAREILKKVESFGNINFEDATQTDEFQSKLLSIGLTNFSVIAADDASLEKTHTLLSNGVTASVADLKTKLKNMTNAKAALNTSYDIELDTDHFIVNLIFYLNPKTFLISQIKMREMVDRLRSLYIQLGLLLVWGFAFHILFGIFLYRKIFVRLFLLKEVSETMATGNLNARISWNVSAQDELDALGNTFNGMAEQISSQFDSLRLKNTQIQTELEIGKNVQECFLPEKRKNFNLIDAEIVYQPMREVSGDIYDIIEINDTRTAFFLADATGHGVSAALITSIIHYNVENIMKETVNPAFIFNRLSDNLFETLQGTFFATGIFILFEKEGGYAYFCSAGHNPIYYYRKAQNKIVVLNSTGFVLGIGIPDDYNVLKIKTSPGDKILVYTDGVLDATNETNEPFGDDRLIEAFQKYATLPTGELTEKLRGEIHSYANVFPDDVTFGILEITE
- a CDS encoding tetratricopeptide repeat protein, translated to MKKSVFIAILGFLLIVFFGLVVLDTKLYELKVTLEKRKLFNFSFSSEILRSKFESILSNRDNIQAEMNLNNLQSSLIESNHLESFSVGVLQSFGSVLINAVRFVTGKPPIDFEINSSKIRALEHAFSLERNQGYKEAYQAYGETLGDFAKGTDESGFILLHQGFCLAVQGEFDHALKDLESVLENNPGTVFANDAEILIAILQKSKQSAQEIEENFDSPESRARAFFAKGNYAKVLEEFAKAKMDSAEMRYIRAYSLEKTGNQSAAITEYAKLAFSDTDKEIAIKANRRLLMLGYYYNAGSEIARISDKNAERLGDKSEAAEIKASSEKLKPTPSLEDSFKSFRESAKVDDKKNLLSSELQDIVSKSDAFLKKAEEEAKADARNFIAVQVADSVPVYGDKIVIDGDQTKLYSAHFPVTIPTYTIDSIALMRTPVKAQHKLLFVRNSQKTPFLKAIFEDDQSITLIEKKSKKKISLSEPIQIELSK